From Solidesulfovibrio carbinoliphilus subsp. oakridgensis, the proteins below share one genomic window:
- a CDS encoding lytic transglycosylase domain-containing protein produces the protein MRLLFPAAPWCLAALLLAGPARGETIYQFRDAKGGIHLSNRKLDAHYQPMGSMRLPDGTDQGKVVPFIRYYCRRYGVDPNLVRAMVEVESGFAVAAVSPKGAAGLMQIMPGTGRDLGLADAFDGANNLEAGIRYMRSLLDAYGDARLALAAYNAGPGRVRRGGEVPDIPETRAYVEKVLARSGLR, from the coding sequence ATGCGACTCCTTTTTCCCGCCGCGCCGTGGTGCCTTGCCGCGCTGCTCCTGGCCGGCCCGGCCCGGGGAGAGACCATCTACCAGTTCCGCGACGCCAAAGGCGGCATACACCTGAGCAACCGCAAGCTGGACGCCCACTACCAGCCCATGGGCTCCATGCGCCTGCCGGACGGCACCGACCAGGGCAAGGTCGTGCCCTTTATCCGCTACTACTGCCGCCGCTACGGCGTGGACCCGAACCTGGTCCGGGCCATGGTGGAGGTGGAATCCGGGTTCGCCGTGGCCGCCGTCTCGCCCAAGGGCGCGGCCGGACTCATGCAGATCATGCCCGGCACCGGCCGCGACCTGGGCCTGGCCGACGCCTTTGACGGCGCGAACAACCTGGAGGCCGGCATCCGCTACATGCGCTCGCTCCTGGATGCCTACGGCGACGCCCGGCTGGCGCTGGCCGCCTACAACGCCGGTCCCGGCCGCGTGCGCAGGGGCGGGGAGGTCCCCGACATCCCGGAAACCCGGGCCTACGTGGAGAAGGTGCTGGCCAGAAGCGGCCTGCGCTAG